CTGGAACGAGTACATGGATTCCGGATGGACCTGACCGACCAgcccctccccgatgccgaggctacttggttcactgatggcagcagctttgtgcgagatggacacaggtatgcgggtgcagcggtggtcaccgaaacggacaccgtatgggcggaggctctaccctccggaacgtcagcccagcgagcggagctcatagccctcaccaaggcgctgatgctgggagctggaaaacggcttaacatctacacagacagccgttatgcatttgccacagctcatattcatggggcaatttatcaggagagggggttactgacggcagaaggacggactataaaaaataagcaggagatacttaacctgcttacggccttatggcttcctgccaagctagccattatccactgccaagggcaccaaaaagctgataacccagtagctagaggtaatcgaaaggctgaccaggcagccaaggcagtagcccttactccagtccccaccatgaccatacaactaccggacccgggagacccagttttaccagaccagcccaaatactcccaggaggagttacagcggatcaagaaactccccatggcccaggagataaagggatggtggtatacacccaacaaggagctcgtgctgccagaccggctcggagtctcactattagagcacatgcatcggtctactcacatgggggcccgaaaattaaaagacttaatccgacatgccggaatcaagattcaccaacaggacaccaaaatagagcaagttgtatctgcctgcaagacctgccaactcaccaacgtGAGAGCCACATCagataaaaaaggaaccaggctcagaggcaccagaccgggagcccaatgggaggtcgacttcactgaagttaaaccaggaaagtatggttataaatatcttttagtatttacagacaccttctctggctgggtggaggcatatccaaccaagcatgaaacggctcagacggtggcaaagaagctactagaagacatcttacccaggtatggttttcctgccatggtaggatcagacaatggaccagcttttatctcgcaggtaacacaggcagtagccaaggcggtgggggcaaactggaaattacattgtgcttataggccccagagctcaggacaggtagaaagaatgaatagaaccctaaaagagacccttaccaaattaaccatggagactggcggggactgggtgactctcctaccgtacgccctttaccgggttagaaacactccttacactctgggttttactccctacgagatcatgtttggcaggccaccccctgttattcccagccttcgagctgaacttcttgcagagtttaaagatcaagaactttttctttccttgagagggctccagagggcgcacgaggacatttggccgcgcctccgtgccatctacgaggctggcccgaccccgacacctcatcagtacaagccgggagactgggtctatgtcaagaggcaccaccgagagactctcgagccgcgctggaagggaccctacattgTAGTGCTGgcaacccccaccgctctcaaagtagacggcatcgcgacctgggtccatcacacccacgttcggccagcggacccctcctcgATCCGGAAGGACTTCGTCACGCGATGCGCCATCagtcgggaccaacacaacctgctcaagctcaagctcaagctacagcgcattcgacccacctaatattggtaactctgttaactctgcttgtctttgctcatgctgccgggagtccccacgtcccccaaaacatcacctggcagatcatagataCCAGCTCAGGGACAATACTTAATtagacctcccagagccaccccagggacacatgCTTCCCAGAACTTAgcgtaaacctccaaactctgttccccttgtcaccataaatgcagccggtcccatgattgggtccgtaagttacatgacaaggggggaatgaaagggcgggcttacgccggctgactccatcttgttctgtgttctccaccttgagtgactatgtccccgacatgaccccttttccgggaaaatcacagaaacctcagactgcgcctcctccccttgagtaacctcccgctcacccgttcaaacttcctgatcaaaacacgcccagcgagcgacctgcgtaacaggactccgacccttccccagccaatcggctgaggccacagccattacctcaccaactgcccctagacccctataaaacctttgtgcttttgaaactcgctctctctccctggtatctcaccgctgcgtcggtgcaggtaggggattgagctcgagctagctcgaataaaggttcttttgtttttgcatcggactcggctccctggtggtctttggggatcacgaattctgggcataacacaccctcccctccctcccacccaccccccatcaaccctcagtttgttctcagtttttaagagtctcttatgtttggctccctccctctctaacctcttttttttttttaatgtatgcaaGTGGTACGTTATTGTCATTAGGATTTTTGTAGTTTATGTCCAAGGGAAAGCCATCCCcactgtaaaattataaaatttgtccCTCATGCCATCTTCTAGTACTTTGAAATGTTAACACACAAGGAATTTATTGTGGTGTGAAAGATGACATTGGTCTAattttgtccccttccccccaAGGTTCCTCAGGTGTCTCAATGTCATTTATTGACTAATCCATATGTCTCCGCTGAATTGAAGTGTCGTCTTCACCAGGGTCTAAACCTGCATCTTCGTTTCTTCTTGCACATTTGTTTCTCCAGCAAATTTGGGCTAGGTGATCTGGGATGGCCTCTCTGAGGAAACGGCCTGAAGGATACAGTAGAGAAAGTTGGGATTGGTGTGggagaagggacagacagagacagaggaagacagacagaccGGCCGACAGAGAGATTTGATTGGCTCAGCTTGGATTGCCCTTCGAAGGGTGCAGGGAGAAACGTGAGGACAAGAacgagaagagagagagagaggttagggCATCAGTGGATTAGAGGACTGTTGCACTGGGGATACTGGAGCATTTGGGGTTTTCTTCTTTCGTTAAGAAAaacctattgtaaataatactactatgaatgttttgtttaaaaagattgtacaggggcacctgggtggctcagttggtgaagcgtctgactcttgattttggctcaggtcatgatctcacagttcttggcatcgagccctgcatagggccctgtgctgagcatggagccatcttgagattctctctctctctctctctctctctctctctctctttctgcttcccccccaccccactcacgtgcatgtgtgcgcgctctctcaaaagaaataaaagaaattgaaatatatttctatatatgtttaaatatacacAACCCTAGTTTCAGTGGTGATAGAGTTTTCAGGTTATTGAGTTCACGATCTTGTAGGAACTGTACATTCCCCCATGACCTACTGATCCAGGTTTCTGTAATTACGGCATATTACCTGGTTAGCGGCTGAGGGAGCATTATTCTACTATGTAGGAGAGTGAAGGATATGGGGAGAAAGGCCCAGATGGGTGGCTGCAAAGTTGATGTCCAAAGTCGAGCACAAGTCCCATGTCCTCATGGGAGCGTAAGGTTTCTCAGCCAGGACACAAGCAGTGTTCTAAGGGACCAAGCCAGAGCTGTGCCTGGAGAAAGAGATGTAAAATGAAGAGCCAGAAGCCAGAGTCCAACCCAACTTGAAAGAGTACGTAAAGAACAATGGTGAAATTATTTGGGTTACTCgagtcagaagaaaaagaaagccggTCTTGACCTTATTCTTAAGTCAAACAGTAAACAGAGCAGGATGCAAAATCCAGAAGCAAACAGCCACAACCACAAATAAACCAACACCAGTGTCTAATTACACAAAGGTGTTAAGCTCTGTTATGGAAGAAAACATCATAAATAAAACGGAAAGACAAGTTAGGAAGACATTAGTAACCCAAATGGCAAACTAAAGTGAGTATCTTCAAAACACAAGTGACCCCTAGCAAATAAATCCGTAAAAGACACAAACAGCCCAGTAGAAGATTGTACAAATGACGGGACCGTGGGATTCCTGGAATAAGGATTATAAACAGCCAATTTGGTACAGGGTATTGTTTACCAGTGGGAGCGTCTACACAGCGTGAATGGAAGCTTCCACTCTTGGATCCCCCACGGAACGTTTCCTTGAGGATCTGCGCTCAAATAAGGACAGCCGGAAGGAAAGTagcaagcacaaagcagtttattaagGACAGTGCACTCTCCAGGTGGCAGAGCGGACAGGCCCAGAGGTGTCTGGGTTTGGGGGTgtcttttctctgtatgtttgCATAGGTTCCGGATGGGTCACAGCTAGGGGGGTCTCCCACTGAGGGTGCTTCCCATCATGTGCGCAACTCCTCCTACCGGTTGGGAGGGGGAGTTTTTCTGGCCCCACCCACAAGGTTCTGGCCAGAAGAGTCCATGGCCATCTTCCCTTGGGCGGGGAGAgttgaaaacaaaaccatgtaAATCTATTGTAATGAAGCTGTAGGTTACCCTGAGGCCAAGGTTGAAGAGGAGAGCCCCTGTTCTGCACCTGTGGCCCTTGGTCTGTCAACCTGGGGGTGTTGGAAGCCATAGGACCAGGATGTTAACAGCCGCAAAGTCAGGACATTGTGCCCTCAGGCTTCTAATGTGTCACCTATTTAACACCGCCTTTGCCTCTGGCTCATGTCTAACCAACTGCCTACTTGATCGGTATGATCCTATGTAtgcaaacaagcaaaagaaaaaccgTTATAAACGCAGAGGACTATATCCTAGGAAAAAGTCTGGGAGGACACACGTAAAACTGATCATAATGGTTACTGCAGACACTGAGTTTATGGGAAATTTTTACTTTCTAACAACACACCTTTGTGTAAGGCATGaatgattttataataaacatacattatagtggaaaaaaatttaaatatctaagcGTTCGGAGCTGTAAGTGCACTATGATTCCAGTTTTGCTTTCCTACTTTAAATGTGCATGCACGtacatttggttttttaaaattttttaaagtatattcattttttttgaaagacagagagagacagagagagacagagagacagagcacagcaggggtggggcggagagagagggggacacagaatccaaagcaaggctccaggctctgagctgtcagcaccagagcccggcgcgggacccgaacccacgaaccgcaagatcaggacctgagccgaagtcggacgctcaaccggctgagccacccaggcgcccgtgcaCATACATTTGTAGTGcaaaaagaaacctgaaataaACCATCAAAATTTACAGTGAGGTTCTCTCGCGGTGGTGAGGTTATAgagggcatttttttctttttcggtCACTTTGTAAGGTTCTGTAACTGCACAACCTAGGCAATGACCATGTTTTACTTCCATAAATAGAAAACAGTGTTttagaataaggaaagaaaaaaaaaaaaagagcaacagaaATATTTGATCGTTGCTGAAAATGGGGGGAAACCTGGCACCCAAAATAGGATTCACCAAATGGATCACGTGCATGAAATTTCAAACTCCTGTGTGATTGGATTCACCCCCAAAGCACTGGCATGTGCCAGCCCCACCCTGGAGAAGATCTTCATGAGCTTACACACATGGGGGGAAATGCCCGGTGGGACAGTAGGCCGAAGGCCTTCCACTGCCACCTTCATTCCAATCTCCGTGTTGGAGAGGTCAGCAAAGAGTACCTCCCGTGTCGCCAGTTCCCACAGAAGCACTGCAAAACTCCCCATGTCCGCTCAGCGTCTGTTTGTATCTTCAGGCTTCTTCTGCAGAGCTTCAGGGGCCACCCAGGCAGGTGCATACCTGCGCCCAGGGCATTGGAAGGAGAACCTGACGTCGGCCGTGCTGATTCGGGCAGTCATGTCCTCATCAATCATTACACTACGGCTGCTGAGTGCGTGTCGTGGGACGAGGGGCTCTAGAGTGTGTACGAGGGCCATGCCCCTTGCCATGTCCAATGCAAACGTCACAGCCTGGCTCTGGTCCACAGCAAAATCGGTGCCTTCGTGTAATACATTGTACAGGGAGGGATCCATATGGCATCCAGTGTGCGACGAGGGTGGGGTGTGGAGCAGGTGGAGACTGACAGGCACCTAGCACTGGGAGCACATTCGGATGTGAGAAACTCCTGAGCCGGGGACACTCCTCGTTGATTTGATGTGACCAGTGCCTAGGAGGCACTTTCTTTCCCGAGGGCCTTGAACAAAGCCCTCTTCACCTCCTTGTTTCGCATGCTGTAGATGACGGGGTTGAGCATGGGGGTGAGGACCACGTACAGCACAGAGAGCACCCGGTCCCGCAAGCCAGAGCACGCAGAGCTGGGGAGGATGTAGCAGAGGACTGAAGCGATGTAGAAAATGCAGACCACGGTGGTGTGAGCACCACAGGTGGAAAAGGCTTTTCTTCGGCCCTCAGCGGAGTGAATCCTGAGAATCGCAGCCACAACACGTACACAGGCGATCGCAACCGGGGCACGGGGTGCAAGAGCCACCACGAAACTGAAGACGAACAGGGCAAGTTCGCTGGCCCACGTGCTTGAGCAAGAGAGCCTGGTCAGTGGAGGGAGGCCACAGGAGAAGTGGGTGATGAGGCGAGGCCCGCAGAACCTCAGTGGAGCTGCAAGGACGGTGTGGGCGAACGCATCGGCCAAGGCAAGCAGACGGGAGGTGGAAGCCATTCCTGCCCGGGTCCGTCCGTCGGCCCATGAGGAC
The window above is part of the Panthera tigris isolate Pti1 chromosome X, P.tigris_Pti1_mat1.1, whole genome shotgun sequence genome. Proteins encoded here:
- the LOC122235306 gene encoding LOW QUALITY PROTEIN: olfactory receptor 3A3-like (The sequence of the model RefSeq protein was modified relative to this genomic sequence to represent the inferred CDS: deleted 1 base in 1 codon), whose amino-acid sequence is MDSRLHAPMYDFLVNLSLLDTAYISSTGPQVLEHLLAAVWTVPYRACLPQIFFLHFLAPWECFLLTAMAYDRYAAIGRPPHHLVLMGRRRTRAGMASTSRLLALADAFAHTVLAAPLRFCGPRLITHFSCGLPPLTRLSCSSTWASELALFVFSFVVALAPRAPVAIACVRVVAAILRIHSAEGRRKAFSTCGAHTTVVCIFYIASVLCYILPSSACSGLRDRVLSVLYVVLTPMLNPVIYSMRNKEVKRALFKALGKESAS